The Xyrauchen texanus isolate HMW12.3.18 chromosome 49, RBS_HiC_50CHRs, whole genome shotgun sequence genome contains the following window.
TCAGACAGGATCATGGTCCCCTTCAAGCCAGCACGCACGAGTATGTTCATGGTTTATGTTTACTTTACCAATGTTTTTACACTGAGTCCTTTGAACAACAGCAATAGGTGACAGGAGATGTGTTGCATGCACAAGCATGCATAAGAGACAGGCTTCAAATCACGTTTCCAACCTACTTACAGAGTTTAAAACTTAAGAATCTTTCCTACTTATTCCTAGGCAATACCGGTACACTGCGTACAGGCAGGCTATACGCTGGGCTTATGGAGTTTTAGGGAGGAGTATAAGGAAGCCTCTACCCTCTTGTGTGGTTTCAACCATCAAACAAAACTTCCAAAGTGGTGACCAAACCTATCAGGGCTTTCAATGGCCTCGTTTGGatgagaatgaataaaaataattgtttattctgttgtgatcgcccaattgcccttaaaatgttataaagtacacagaacacatgaattttaataagaaaaaacagTTTATTGGCATTGCTTGTAAGGGTTACTAAACATTTACTGAACAAGGACAAGGattactgaacaaagacacaggctgcaagtaaacaaatctatataaaaaaagccCACTGATGAAGGGCTAGACCTGAAACCTTTGCACATTGTTTCTTTTGCCTGCAAAAGTGTGGTCTTACCTGAGGGTCAACTGATGgttctcgcactcactcacactcacttactcacacagtcacacacagtcactcacactcacacacactctttcatgaatgcatatgcagtgATACATGCAAAAGCATATCAAGCTGACACACAGTGAACCCAGACAACACCGCACACAGAGGTTGACAAGGCATAGgtaaaatgattggtaaattattttgaattacataaaaaaaatttcatgcAAATAACAGACAGAGGAGCAGCATGCAGGACCCCTTGAATGGGGTACAGCGACAATTAATGCCACTTACAAAGACGAAAAAAAGTAATGATTTAGTGCAAAGTAAAACCaaagcaacaacacacaaaacatgcagaatacaggaaaccaccaccaaatgagatgacagggacagaaggaaagaagataaataacaactaaaataaatatttacaactAAACCATTGGACTtgtctgtggaaaaaaataataataataatgtgaatttaGGTTCTCTTGTAGCGTGACTGCCGGGCTAGGAAGAGGCTGATGGCCTCCTCCTTAGGAACCTGTTCGAAGGATTTAGCGATGGTGGCGGGTGCATCGGAGGACAAATTAGCGCTAACCTCTCGAAGAGCTGCAGGTGAATGGGTGTAGCTTTCCTGAAGGGCCTTCATCAATGATGTTGCATAACctgcagatataataataataatactgaataaaGATCATTGCCACTGATCACAGATGTCTCGTGAGCCATCTCAAAATATGATAGAACTGCATGACACTGCTTACTGTATGAGGCTGCCTCTTTGATGGGACGCACCACATGGGCACCTTTTCTGAAGCGCGGATACTGCACGCAGTACTTCTCCGTCCCATCACTTTTCCGTGCTGTCTCGCGGTTGGCATTGTGATTGTAATGCAGCGCCGCCAAGAGAAGcctacaaaataacacatttgagatttttttttactacaataggCATGATAATAGgtactattattactataaaagGCATAATAATTGGCTGTATTATTCCTTGGATAGCACTGACCTGCTATACATCCCAACGTATGAAAACCCTGTGTGCTTGGGTGCGAAGTGCAAGATGAGGGAGTGGTAAGCCTCAAGGGAGAATGTCTGATGCTGTGGAGACAGCTGTCGAACATCTTTCAGTAAGGCAGTCCTCGTGATTATGTTCTCCAACTTTACTGCTGCCAATGAGCCTGCAAAGACCaagacagggaggcagacagacacacagatggaaaacGTATAAATAGACAAGATAGATTCAGacaaaaattctttttttaatggaaacacaTGAAATGGTCCTGCATATGAATTATAGCAAACATAAACAGTAAACAGAATGTTATGAGATTGCCAgggaatgaaaaaaatatttaatcatcatAGGTCACATGTTAAAGCACTCAGACAGCAAATACAACAAAACTGTAGAGCGTACATAATACCACATGCTGTGTGTACTGTACCTGGGTCCAGCCACTCTTTGTTGCGCTGATCCCCGTCTAGAGGGCCATGGGCACAACTGGAGAAAGCAGGGGTGTCATGGTCATGgatgtcctggatgtggttgactAAACTTTTCCATTTAGCCTCCATGACAGCTGGGTTGCCGTCTGGGGTTGAGGCTGCAGTCCAATAGAGGTGATTCACTATAGCAGGCCTCCACAGCTGTAGTTGGTCACACTCTTTTGAAGCTGCATCCAATGCCTTCCCCAGACCTGTTTTAGAACAAATGGTATTAATTGATATGCACTAACAAAAACTGCTTCAAGGTTCCAACAATGGATACATACTTTTGGCAATGTGCCACACATCAAAATAATGCCGTGTCCCTTCAGGGCTCAGCTCCTCTCTCACCCATTTGGCAACCTAAggagaaataaacaaacttttgtgGATGATTGACCTGTGTGGCCCTCCGTGTATCAGCAAACCACAAACATCCAGCTTCAGTGCAATTCAGACGTTTACATTCTATactgcatttttattgtaaatacctGGCGATGGCGGTCCGTGATCAGCGTTGCTAAATGCAGGTCCTTTCCCCTCAGCAGGCCAACACTGCGCTTGAGCCCTTCAAGCTCACACCATGAGCTGTTGGGGACCTCTGAGCTCTGCAACATGACATAACAGTGTAAGTGTAAAATGCTGGTGTTGTTGAAGGAGGCGTGAATGAACCGACGCGTTGCTGGTCCAAGCATTACGATACACTGTACTCTAGTTAGGCAATACACAAAGCTCTAAGCATCGTTGTACTAGTGGAAAgatgttatattaatatacaatcagTTTACTAAATTGCAGAGTTCATTTCTTTGTCTAATAACATCAGGTTTACCTGAACAAGCTGAACATCCACCACCTTGTTCACTCTGTCCTCGATCAGAGAGTAGGATCCATACTTTGCGCAGTGCCCAGGAGAATCTGACCTGgaattaattacaaatttgaattaggTTTCAAGTTTTTAATAACCAAGGTCTGTAAAGACAATCCACCATGTCATCTGCAAATGCCAACTAAAGCCACCCTAcatgataacaaataaaaaattcaaaatgtgcaACTGGTCTATGAGCTCTCACACTGGTTTACCGGCAGTCACCAGCAAGAACTAGCCCGCCATCCATTGCCCGTAGGTCACTAAAATTCTTCGCTTGATCGTTTTGCCAGGCCTGAACGATTACAGGGATGGTGTAGCGGCGCTGATGGCGAAAGTAACTGCTCGCACTGATGCACTGCAGGCCAAACAGAGTCAACATTCTTAATGTCTGGGTGGCCAAACATCCAGTGAAATGAATGGCCCTGCTTAACAGGAGGTTGCAGGTCGGCATGTTCCTGTGGAGCATTGGCTGGTTTTGCCAGAAACGGTGGTAGCCACATGATGCACAGAcctagatatgtaaaaaaaaaaaaaaagaagaagaaaaaaaaaaaagtgtaatcaaCAGTATATCCGGATTCAATATAGATTAGGTACTGTACATTACTGGTCAAAGGTTTCATGTTTTCAATGAAACACACATGACAGTATATACAATACAGTATAACACTCAAATATGATGCCATCACAAACCAATAGACTAAAGCCAGCCTGGTACatacattgtaaattaaattaactggCAAGACAGTCAGAGCTATCAGATTGTAATTAGATATTCTGATTTTCTAATCAGATGGCCTGCTGCGTAAACAAAACCTTACCTGCTTGATCTTAAGAAAAGTTCCTTCCTGCTGCATGATGCTACTATCTGACCTCTCACAACAGGCCGGACAGATGACAAAAAGGCCCATCAGCTCCTCTTGGCAAACAATGAATTTGTCAATGCCactacaagaacaaaaaaattgttgttgGGGGGGGCATTCAAACTACCAAAGCTACAGTACACAAAAATGAGCATTCAAAATGGTCTATGTTGGTTTTAAACTATCTCACTTGTGATGGGGGTCACACGTGTAAGGTGGCTCCTCATGCATCGGCTCTTCGGGCACCCACGATAAGTCACTGATGACAGAGGCATTATCATCATCTTCTTCTGTCTGTTCAGGACTAGCAAGGGGAGTGGAGGTTTGTGTGCCGAATGATGTCTGTGTGCCCACGCTGACCATCTTGGGCTTCAGGTTAACCTGCACAGCTGTGGAGAGGCAGTAAACATACCCAAACATGAGACAATCATGGCAAATCTAAACTGGTATGTTTTTTGGTGTAGgctatgtattaatttaatcaatgtgtaTGGAAATGTTCTGATTGCATAGATACTGGCAAT
Protein-coding sequences here:
- the LOC127640069 gene encoding uncharacterized protein LOC127640069 isoform X3, which translates into the protein MVSVGTQTSFGTQTSTPLASPEQTEEDDDNASVISDLSWVPEEPMHEEPPYTCDPHHNGIDKFIVCQEELMGLFVICPACCERSDSSIMQQEGTFLKIKQVCASCGYHRFWQNQPMLHRNMPTCNLLLSRAIHFTGCLATQTLRMLTLFGLQCISASSYFRHQRRYTIPVIVQAWQNDQAKNFSDLRAMDGGLVLAGDCRSDSPGHCAKYGSYSLIEDRVNKVVDVQLVQSSEVPNSSWCELEGLKRSVGLLRGKDLHLATLITDRHRQVAKWVREELSPEGTRHYFDVWHIAKSLGKALDAASKECDQLQLWRPAIVNHLYWTAASTPDGNPAVMEAKWKSLVNHIQDIHDHDTPAFSSCAHGPLDGDQRNKEWLDPGSLAAVKLENIITRTALLKDVRQLSPQHQTFSLEAYHSLILHFAPKHTGFSYVGMYSRLLLAALHYNHNANRETARKSDGTEKYCVQYPRFRKGAHVVRPIKEAASYSYATSLMKALQESYTHSPAALREVSANLSSDAPATIAKSFEQVPKEEAISLFLARQSRYKRT
- the LOC127640069 gene encoding uncharacterized protein LOC127640069 isoform X4, with the protein product MVSVGTQTSFGTQTSTPLASPEQTEEDDDNASVISDLSWVPEEPMHEEPPYTCDPHHNGIDKFIVCQEELMGLFVICPACCERSDSSIVQQEGTFLKIKQVCASCGYHRFWQNQPMLHRNMPTCNLLLSRAIHFTGCLATQTLRMLTLFGLQCISASSYFRHQRRYTIPVIVQAWQNDQAKNFSDLRAMDGGLVLAGDCRSDSPGHCAKYGSYSLIEDRVNKVVDVQLVQSSEVPNSSWCELEGLKRSVGLLRGKDLHLATLITDRHRQVAKWVREELSPEGTRHYFDVWHIAKSLGKALDAASKECDQLQLWRPAIVNHLYWTAASTPDGNPAVMEAKWKSLVNHIQDIHDHDTPAFSSCAHGPLDGDQRNKEWLDPGSLAAVKLENIITRTALLKDVRQLSPQHQTFSLEAYHSLILHFAPKHTGFSYVGMYSRLLLAALHYNHNANRETARKSDGTEKYCVQYPRFRKGAHVVRPIKEAASYSYATSLMKALQESYTHSPAALREVSANLSSDAPATIAKSFEQVPKEEAISLFLARQSRYKRT
- the LOC127640069 gene encoding uncharacterized protein LOC127640069 isoform X2, whose translation is MVSVGTQTSFGTQTSTPLASPEQTEEDDDNASVISDLSWVPEEPMHEEPPYTCDPHHNGIDKFIVCQEELMGLFVICPACCERSDSSIVQQEGTFLKIKQVCASCGYHRFWQNQPMLHRNMPTCNLLLSGAIHFTGCLATQTLRMLTLFGLQCISASSYFRHQHRYTIPVIVQAWQNDQAKNFSDLRAMDGGLVLAGDCRSDSPGHCAKYGSYSLIEDRVNKVVDVQLVQSSEVPNSSWCELEGLKRSVGLLRGKDLHLATLITDRHRQVAKWVREELSPEGTRHYFDVWHIAKSLGKALDAASKECDQLQLWRPAIVNHLYWTAASTPDGNPAVMEAKWKSLVNHIQDIHDHDTPAFSSCAHGPLDGDQRNKEWLDPGSLAAVKLENIITRTALLKDVRQLSPQHQTFSLEAYHSLILHFAPKHTGFSYVGMYSRLLLAALHYNHNANRETARKSDGTEKYCVQYPRFRKGAHVVRPIKEAASYSYATSLMKALQESYTHSPAALREVSANLSSDAPATIAKSFEQVPKEEAISLFLARQSRYKRT
- the LOC127640069 gene encoding uncharacterized protein LOC127640069 isoform X1, producing MFGYVYCLSTAVQVNLKPKMVSVGTQTSFGTQTSTPLASPEQTEEDDDNASVISDLSWVPEEPMHEEPPYTCDPHHNGIDKFIVCQEELMGLFVICPACCERSDSSIMQQEGTFLKIKQVCASCGYHRFWQNQPMLHRNMPTCNLLLSRAIHFTGCLATQTLRMLTLFGLQCISASSYFRHQRRYTIPVIVQAWQNDQAKNFSDLRAMDGGLVLAGDCRSDSPGHCAKYGSYSLIEDRVNKVVDVQLVQSSEVPNSSWCELEGLKRSVGLLRGKDLHLATLITDRHRQVAKWVREELSPEGTRHYFDVWHIAKSLGKALDAASKECDQLQLWRPAIVNHLYWTAASTPDGNPAVMEAKWKSLVNHIQDIHDHDTPAFSSCAHGPLDGDQRNKEWLDPGSLAAVKLENIITRTALLKDVRQLSPQHQTFSLEAYHSLILHFAPKHTGFSYVGMYSRLLLAALHYNHNANRETARKSDGTEKYCVQYPRFRKGAHVVRPIKEAASYSYATSLMKALQESYTHSPAALREVSANLSSDAPATIAKSFEQVPKEEAISLFLARQSRYKRT